In the Plectropomus leopardus isolate mb chromosome 5, YSFRI_Pleo_2.0, whole genome shotgun sequence genome, one interval contains:
- the LOC121943715 gene encoding uncharacterized protein LOC121943715 gives MAASILRRKIPPISTGELGAPPLRQASHSQSRPRSGAEPAERQHLIGDGHSDWMTEKVDLSSFVSTTESSPSSSLPPSPLEQDVKVPSDLEVMTSLLQEELAQLEDYFRSESTSTTNKLEKSSKCDKGAQAMGSQSYYQLPYGSYGTSQSETSPVVVTLATGELDLASFCGGPIGRTKIARPAPYNYHHRYHHNNGRRILSEAVKVGEEVGLDTWGSRGSYSGSTELSVNHYSTLKTVSKNSLGSVKKVRECALSLKEEESYCFSEGMFCSEEIARGFCLGGSYDGHHKREGQLMHNVKVNVSYDSTGLEVLHCSKDGGLSGSMPQETMVAGDGYFHQSMASTEPYHSFIGDLDQPPQAQAVEPQHGHYLYPECLADQSYECLSRGDGEGTLMGAPIHRPTQRLKDEPCSIKPSLVMGAASLEGSSGERKQKKRDQNKTAAHRYRLRKRAELDSLEEELHGLEGQNRELRDKAESVEREIQYVKDLLIEVYKARSQRLKQDGSA, from the exons ATGGCGGCATCGATCCTTCGCAGGAAAATTCCTCCCATTTCCACAGGCGAGCTCGGCGCTCCCCCTCTCCGACAGGCTAGCCACAGCCAATCACGGCCCAGGTCGGGGGCGGAGCCAGCGGAGAGGCAGCACTTAATTG gTGATGGTCACTCAGATTGGATGACGGAAAAAGTTGATTTGTCTTCATTTGTGTCGACGACCGAGTCTTCTCCCAGCTCATCCCTTCCACCCTCGCCGTTAGAACAAGATGTCAAGGTGCCCTCGGATCTGGAGGTCATGACCTCTCTACTGCAGGAGGAGCTGGCTCAGCTGGAGGACTACTTCCGCTCCGAGTCCACGTCCACAACAAACAAGTTGGagaaatcctcaaaatgtgaCAAGGGTGCTCAAGCCATGGGCTCCCAGTCTTATTACCAGTTACCCTATGGCTCGTATGGgaccagccaatcagaaaccAGCCCTGTGGTTGTTACCTTGGCAACAGGGGAACTGGACCTGGCCAGCTTTTGCGGCGGTCCCATCGGCAGAACCAAAATCGCGCGACCCGCTCCGTACAACTACCACCACCGCTACCACCACAACAACGGGCGAAGAATCCTCAGCGAGGCGGTGAAAGTCGGGGAGGAAGTCGGACTCGATACGTGGGGCTCGAGGGGAAGTTACTCAGGAAGCACAGAGTTGTCTGTGAACCATTACTCCACGCTGAAGACGGTGAGCAAGAACAGCCTCGGGAGCGTCAAGAAGGTGAGAGAATGTGCTTTATCGTTGAAGGAAGAGGAGAGTTATTGTTTTTCAGAAGGAATGTTTTGCAGCGAAGAGATTGCCCGAGGTTTTTGTCTGGGTGGCTCGTACGACGGCCACCACAAGCGAGAGGGACAGTTGATGCACAACGTGAAGGTCAATGTAAGTTACGACAGCACGGGGCTCGAGGTCTTGCACTGCAGCAAAGACGGAGGACTTTCCGGAAGTATGCCCCAAGAGACAATGGTGGCCGGCGACGGCTACTTCCACCAGTCGATGGCCAGCACGGAGCCTTACCATAGCTTTATAGGTGACCTCGACCAGCCGCCACAAGCACAGGCTGTAGAGCCCCAACATGGCCACTACCTCTATCCAGAATGCCTTGCAGACCAAAGCTACGAATGTCTGTCCAGAGGGGACGGCGAGGGGACGCTCATGGGCGCCCCCATCCACCGCCCCACCCAGAGGCTAAAGGACGAGCCCTGCTCCATCAAGCCGTCCCTGGTGATGGGCGCCGCTTCTCTGGAAGGCAGCAGCggagagaggaagcagaagaagagagacCAGAACAAAACTGCTGCTCACAG GTACAGGCTGCGTAAGAGGGCGGAGCTGGACTctctggaggaggagctgcacgGCCTCGAGGGGCAGAACCGGGAGCTTCGTGACAAGGCGGAGTCGGTGGAGCGCGAGATCCAGTACGTCAAAGATTTACTGATCGAGGTCTACAAGGCTCGCAGTCAGCGGCTCAAACAGGATGGCAGtgcctaa